One Gordonia sp. SID5947 genomic region harbors:
- the glf gene encoding UDP-galactopyranose mutase, giving the protein MASNSQGTRAEAPYDLIIVGSGFYGLTIAERTATQLDKRVLVIDRRHHIGGNAYSEPEPNTGIEVHKYGAHLFHTSNKRVWDYVNQFTDFTGYQHRVFAMHKGQAYQFPMGLGLVSQFFGRYFSPDEARALIAEQASEVDTKDAANFEEKAISLIGRPLYEAFMKHYTAKQWETDPKNLPAGNITRLPVRYTFDNRYFNDTYEGLPVDGYTAWLEKMAADDRIEVRLNTDWFDVRDELRAASPDAPVVYTGPLDRYFDYSAGRLGWRTLDFETEVLPTGDFQGTPVMNYNDADVPYTRIHEFRHFHPERDTYPDDKTVIMREYGRFAKDDDEPYYPINTPDDRAMVAEYRDLAKTETAARKVLFGGRLGTYQYLDMHMAIASALTMFDNTLAPHLAEGAPLAE; this is encoded by the coding sequence GTGGCAAGCAATAGTCAGGGCACCCGCGCCGAGGCCCCCTACGATCTGATCATCGTCGGATCCGGCTTCTACGGCCTCACCATCGCAGAGCGGACGGCGACCCAGCTCGACAAGCGGGTCCTGGTCATCGATCGGCGGCATCACATCGGCGGCAACGCCTACTCCGAACCCGAGCCGAACACGGGGATCGAGGTGCACAAGTACGGTGCGCACCTGTTCCACACCTCCAACAAGAGGGTGTGGGATTACGTGAATCAGTTCACCGACTTCACCGGTTACCAGCATCGGGTGTTCGCGATGCACAAGGGCCAGGCCTACCAGTTCCCGATGGGCCTGGGGCTGGTCTCGCAGTTCTTCGGCCGGTACTTCAGTCCGGACGAGGCACGTGCGCTCATCGCCGAGCAGGCCAGCGAGGTCGACACCAAGGATGCGGCCAATTTCGAGGAGAAGGCGATCAGCCTGATCGGTCGCCCCCTCTACGAGGCCTTCATGAAGCACTACACGGCCAAGCAGTGGGAGACCGACCCCAAGAACCTGCCGGCAGGCAACATCACCCGGCTGCCGGTGCGCTACACCTTCGACAATCGCTACTTCAACGACACCTACGAGGGCCTGCCGGTCGACGGCTACACCGCATGGCTGGAGAAGATGGCCGCCGATGACCGCATCGAGGTGCGGCTGAACACCGACTGGTTCGACGTGCGCGACGAGCTACGTGCCGCCAGCCCCGACGCCCCGGTGGTCTACACCGGCCCGCTCGATCGCTACTTCGACTACTCGGCCGGCCGGCTGGGTTGGCGCACACTGGATTTCGAGACCGAGGTGCTCCCGACCGGCGACTTCCAGGGCACCCCGGTGATGAACTACAACGACGCCGACGTGCCGTACACCCGGATTCACGAGTTCCGTCACTTCCACCCGGAGCGGGACACCTACCCGGACGACAAGACCGTGATCATGCGTGAGTACGGCCGATTCGCGAAAGACGACGACGAGCCGTACTACCCGATCAACACCCCGGACGACCGCGCAATGGTGGCGGAGTACCGGGACCTCGCCAAAACCGAGACCGCCGCACGCAAGGTGCTCTTCGGTGGTCGGCTGGGTACCTACCAATACCTGGACATGCACATGGCGATCGCGAGCGCGCTCACCATGTTCGACAACACGCTCGCGCCGCACCTCGCGGAGGGTGCGCCGCTTGCCGAATGA
- a CDS encoding glycosyltransferase produces the protein MTVTPVDQTDIPDAGAGPSKAASLLQRVIFPRPGEPIDVRSLYLVESEDNSRRAHAPSRTSVLVGGESEVSFETYFNAFAASYWRRWSILESVVLRVEVIGTCRVDLYRSKIDGSRIGIGGDLIATDENGRGVAEFELDLGPFEDGGWIWFDITTDTDTEIVAAGWYAPIDSPTGPETRRVTVGIPTFNRPTDAVNALAALTSDPLVDEVIDAVLMPDQGTRKVIDEPGYSEAADALGDRLHIFEQPNLGGSGGYARIMYEALRLTDSPYILYMDDDIMIEPDSILRALAMSRFAKTPMLVGGQMLNLQDRSHLHCMGEVINRHNFMWTAAPFVEYDHNFAKHPLRDRENSKNLHRRIDVDGNGWWMCMIPRECAESIGLPMPLFIKWDDWEFALRAARAGYPTATVPGIAIWHMAWSDKDDAIDWQAYFHLRNRLVVASLIQDGPIDGILKSMVKATSKHLLCLEYSTVAIQNEAIRDFLAGPDHIRDLLPTALPKIAAMRKQYPDAVVLPSATALPRTSGEATHLGTRVPVGTVAKIKSLAASVLNNARPADPRHHEVPQANYPPIEARWFSLGRVDGVTVTTADGRGVVYRQRDRDKMFALAKESAALVRELRERFPEMRETYRAKHQELTSQESWARVFGID, from the coding sequence ATGACCGTGACCCCCGTGGACCAGACCGACATCCCCGACGCGGGTGCGGGCCCGTCGAAGGCGGCCTCGCTCCTGCAGCGGGTCATCTTCCCGCGCCCCGGTGAGCCGATCGACGTGCGATCGCTGTATCTGGTCGAGTCGGAAGACAATTCGCGTCGGGCGCACGCCCCGAGCCGCACGTCGGTGCTCGTCGGTGGCGAGTCCGAGGTGAGTTTCGAGACCTACTTCAACGCGTTCGCCGCGTCGTACTGGCGGCGGTGGAGCATCCTGGAATCGGTGGTGCTGCGCGTCGAGGTCATCGGCACCTGTCGGGTGGACCTGTACCGCTCCAAGATCGACGGCTCCCGGATCGGCATCGGGGGAGACCTGATCGCCACCGATGAGAACGGCCGTGGCGTCGCGGAATTCGAGCTCGACCTCGGTCCGTTCGAGGATGGCGGGTGGATCTGGTTCGACATCACCACCGACACCGACACCGAGATCGTCGCGGCCGGCTGGTACGCGCCGATCGACAGCCCCACCGGACCGGAGACCCGCCGCGTCACCGTGGGCATCCCCACGTTCAACCGTCCGACCGACGCGGTCAACGCGCTGGCGGCGCTCACATCGGATCCGTTGGTGGACGAGGTGATCGACGCGGTCCTGATGCCCGATCAGGGCACCCGCAAGGTGATCGACGAGCCCGGCTACAGCGAGGCCGCCGACGCACTCGGCGACCGGTTGCACATCTTCGAGCAGCCGAACCTCGGCGGCTCCGGCGGTTACGCCCGCATCATGTACGAAGCGTTGCGGCTCACCGACTCTCCGTACATCCTCTACATGGATGACGACATCATGATCGAGCCCGATTCGATCCTGCGGGCGCTCGCCATGTCCCGATTCGCCAAGACGCCGATGCTCGTCGGCGGACAGATGCTCAACCTGCAGGATCGCAGCCACCTGCACTGCATGGGCGAGGTGATCAACCGCCACAACTTCATGTGGACCGCGGCGCCGTTCGTCGAATACGACCACAATTTTGCGAAACATCCGCTGCGCGACCGGGAGAACTCCAAGAACCTGCATCGTCGGATCGACGTCGACGGCAACGGGTGGTGGATGTGCATGATCCCGCGCGAGTGTGCGGAGTCCATCGGGCTGCCCATGCCGCTGTTCATCAAATGGGACGACTGGGAGTTCGCGCTGCGCGCGGCGCGGGCCGGATATCCCACGGCGACCGTGCCGGGCATCGCGATCTGGCACATGGCCTGGAGTGACAAGGATGATGCCATCGACTGGCAGGCCTATTTCCACCTGCGTAATCGTCTGGTGGTCGCATCGCTGATCCAGGACGGTCCGATCGACGGAATCCTCAAGTCGATGGTCAAGGCCACGTCCAAACATCTTCTGTGCCTGGAGTATTCGACAGTCGCGATCCAGAACGAGGCGATCCGCGACTTCCTTGCCGGTCCCGATCACATCCGGGATCTGCTCCCGACCGCGTTGCCGAAGATCGCGGCGATGCGCAAGCAGTATCCCGACGCGGTGGTGCTGCCGTCGGCGACCGCGCTGCCACGTACGAGCGGTGAGGCGACCCATCTCGGCACCCGGGTGCCCGTGGGCACCGTCGCGAAGATCAAGTCGCTCGCGGCGTCGGTGCTCAACAACGCGCGTCCGGCCGATCCGCGTCATCACGAGGTGCCGCAGGCGAACTATCCGCCGATCGAGGCGCGCTGGTTCAGCCTCGGCCGAGTGGACGGCGTGACGGTGACCACGGCAGACGGCCGCGGCGTGGTCTACCGACAGCGCGACCGTGACAAGATGTTCGCGCTGGCCAAGGAATCTGCCGCGCTCGTACGGGAACTTCGCGAACGATTCCCGGAGATGCGCGAGACCTACCGCGCCAAGCATCAGGAACTGACGAGTCAGGAGAGTTGGGCGCGTGTCTTCGGAATCGACTG